One Drosophila subpulchrella strain 33 F10 #4 breed RU33 chromosome 2R, RU_Dsub_v1.1 Primary Assembly, whole genome shotgun sequence genomic window, TCTCCTTGCCCATGGTGCTCATCTAAGGAAATCCAGGGAGATAACCGTGAGATTACATTACACAATCTAATAATCGTCACTAATATTTTTTACACATGAACATGGGTATTATGCATGGAATGTACAGTCGAACTTCTCTAACTGTATGTTTCTGAAAGTCGAACTATTTGTAGCGCCAATAGAGATTAGGATCACAATTACACCTATattatatttctatatttagAAGTATTTAGCACAGCAAAAAAAGGGATTATGTATGGATCGATTGTATTTCAACTTTTTTTAACAAGAAACTTGATGTTAAGTAAGGTTTTCCAACTGGCTTTTAGATAATTTATCCTgttattaaacttttttaggGATATTTTAATTTCCAGTAGAGAATATACGGTTTATTAGTTCGAGTTATAGAAGTTCCACCATGGTATACTATGTATTTGGGTAGTTCGCGATCGGAAAACGCACAGCCAAAGGCATCTTGTTAAAACACCACCACAGTCCGAGTAGAATTTTCGAGGATTGCCCGCTTAGTCGGTGCTTTTAGTGGCTGTAACTAGCTGGGTAACCCGGTGCGGAACAGACTGCAGCATCGCCGGACGGAGGGCATGTTTTATATTCATGGCcggcacactcacacacacgcaaCAGACACACCCGGATTGGAAGGCGAGAACATATAGTTATGGAACATGGGACACAACACTGGGACTCCGATCACTGGGCGATTATAATACCTCACGGCGGCGGATGATTTGATTTGATACGATCTCGGCACTGCCTGCATTGCCcattgcatttgcatttgcacTTGGAACGGTTCTAATCGCGACTGATTCTGATTTTCCGGGGGATACGGTTTTCACATTCTCCAGATGCTTCTTCGTTCTTCGTGCTTCCTCTTCGCTTTCCATTTGTAACGGTAGCGGTTCGTTATCAACAATCGCTATAAGGCCGTAGAGCCATCGGAAGAGCTGATAGCGCATCAGGACCTGGAGCAGGCTCCTCCAGAGCCAGTGGAATCCCTCGTTCAGCATGGCCGCACCTGCTGCAAACTCGATCGATGGTCTACGGAATGCCAGGAATTTTACGAACGCCGCAATCTCAAATGGAGCATTAAACGAATATGTACTTTATAATCGCGGTAATCGTTCACACAAAAACACATTCGCTCACACAGGGGCGTTGGCCAGGGGgggttttattatattatggGGCAATATATCACCTAAGCTCATGATTTTTCAGTTGCATTCTTACTGACATGTGGCGCCTACGTGAGTTATGGATTTTCACGATTAGCCGACCTTATCAACATTGAATTTTCACTAGCAGGTCAGggaattaaaatactttttgcACACATCAAGttcacagacagacacacacacatccaCATCCTCGCATATGTAGGTCAATGAATTGCACTTGGTTGCCGGTAGGTGGCCTTAGAATACTTATTTATAGTTGATTTTTTTAGGAGTCCCGAATTTAGAACACAACAAATGTGCCCCATGTGAGAGTAATCTGTGGTTTTTCTTCGTATCTCATAAAAACTTATCTGCCCCCTTTTCATTCACATTCACGCTCGGGAAAATGGTTTATTTTCATGGGTAtgcaaaatatttgtttacttTATATTTATAACCCGTTTATTTGAATGATTTTTCGTACTTATTGGGCTGTGATGAAGCTGCGAAATTGAACTTTACGTTAGCAGCCGAAATTCTCGGGCAATTGCTTCGATTCTATTAAGCTCAAGGTGACCTTTGAAGTTTTTGTGGTCATCAGCTGGTTACGCGCTGAAAACAGCCCCCAACAACAACGGACAACGAAGCttgtaaacaaaaaacagcTGGCTGTTTTTATTTACACTCAATCTGCCAGTATGCCACTATTTACGCGGAACTCCGATAGATAGTTGgtgttattatttatttagcgGCAACTTAAAGTTCTCACATGACTCTTTTAATTGAAACCGATACTGTACATCTTGTGATAAAGCAATTAATTGAGAAACATTTGGTTAAATTGGCGAGTCGATAAACACATGCAGCTGTGGTGAGTTTTTCTAAGGTGGTGTTATCGATAAATCAACAGGTTCCTCTTGCGGCACCTGCAAAATCCTTCCACCTTGCTAGAGATGGACCGGGATGGTTGTTTGTgcttaaaaatattgtatggccctttttatttgttaaattcACTGtgtctttaaaataaaaatatagttcttaaataaattaaatattataaatcaaaatagttataaatattttttcaaaattcatttTGATTCGTCTTATTGTGCCATCTCTAGAAGTGCATTCTCAGCTTTCTTGGGTGGGAAAAATTCAAAGGTTTCCAATTTCATTCATGTAAAGTACAACCAAGAAGGGATTGTAGAAGTCATGGAACCGACGATCAAGCAAGAAATCAAAGTCGAGAACCAGGAGGAAGGGGCCATCAACGAGGATGAGGCCACTCCGCTACGGGAAAGTACAGGACAGACTCCGCCGCACGCTTTTGCGACAGGAGCTGCGGTGGTGGGGTGCGGTTGGGACAGTGATCCGGAGGACGATGGCCTCGGACACCGCTCGGCGCCTCCGACACCTGGCGCACAACTAGAGGCGCCTCGCACTCCGGGTGCCAATCTAGAGCCGCTTCTAGGAGCAATCGAACCGAAGGCTGAGCCGGTGATCAAAGAAGATGCTGATAACCAAGTGCTGGACGacatactggcagatcccttCGATATTGTTCCTCAGGCTACATTGACAGCCTCGACGTCCCCGGCGGATGTAAAGCAAACTGTGAAATTGGAGTCGGTTGAGGTGGCCACCCATTTTACGAGCCGAGGCGTCCTGGACGACATGGATCTGTGCAGCCTCGACGACTCCAAGGAGCTGGTGCCAGACAAGCCCCAAGGAACCCGGCCAGTCGTCGAGCAACAAGATCCGATGTCAGAGAATGAACTTTATGCCAAGCAACGTGAGATCCTTAAAGAACTGGGCAAGCATGACATCAAGGAAAACAGCAAGGAAAATAGCGAGGGAAACGGCAGggaaaagaagaagaaaaaaaagcaCAAGAAGGATCGCTCCCATCGCTCGAACAGAGATCAGGATGAGTCCAGGAAGCGGAAACGAAGCGGCAGTTCGGAGGACGAGGGCGCGAAGGAGAAGCACCATGGCGACCGTCGTGGGCGCAAGCATCGCATTAAGACCGAAAAGCCAGATGAAGAATTGGACTACGTCCCTGTTCGCCCCGATGAGAAGTCCATTCGGCCGGTTAAGTTCTCTAATCTTAGCGAGCGTCCACCGCCGCAGGATGAACTGAATACTAATAATCTGTCCAAGGCTGACAAGCGTAATCTGGCCGTGGCACGGGCGGAGTTGGTGCTGGAACTGTTCGAGAAGAAGGCCAACAAGGAGGTGGCAGAAGAGTTCCACGTGGTGGACACCATCTGCAAACTGCCTGTGAATGACTCCTTTAGAAACCAAGGTTGCTTCGAGAATCCCTCGCCCATATGCAACAACATGAATGTGGTCTACGAGTTCAACTCCACGCCCGGAACCCGAATCGATTTGGCTAAATGGGGCCTAGAAGGAGTGCCCCAGGCTACTGGGAAGCTGCTCCGCCTACTGGGCATCGATGTGGCGCGCCTGAAGCAAATTCAGAGCACGGCCAAGCCATCGCAGCGTATACTCAAGCTGAAAAAGGAGAAGCTCGAACAGGGCTTGGAGCCAACGGAGGAAGTTGACACGGCCACGCTCTACAAGAATGCAGCCACTCAAACGGAACGCAGGACTGCCACCCACGATGCGGGCACACAGGTTCGCTTGGAAAGCCAACTGAAGGGGGCCTTCTGGCAGGATCCGAAATTTGACCCAATGAATTTGACACAGCACCAGTCGAACGTGATGTTAGCCCTGCAGGAGATCTACAAAACCCTGCCTAGCACCGCCGTGGCCGTTCAACTCTACAGGGCACTGCAACCGGCTCTGGCCATCACTCGTGCGGCAGCTCACCAGCATTAACCATTCTcagacatttttttattccaAAGAGCCATGCCAAATGATGCATTCCTTGAGCTCAATGAAGGGATCATAGATTGTAATTGATTTAGTTGTCACAAGTGCCTTTATCAATTGCCTATAAAGGGTCCAACATTGTATTTTCTCAATTATATGTATTTCTCAATCTCTCGCCTAAAGGTAAAGCTATTACCAAACGGCTGTATTAATCGATTAAGTCACCTAATCTCGCGCAATGTATTCTCACTTTCTTTATACAATTAATAAATACACATATGCACATGCATCATACATTTATAACAGGTAGTAAACTCTAATGTGGCTTACAACCAAGACTTGCTAACAAAGTGTCTTTTTCTTAGCGTACCGAGTATACGACTATATCATTGTGTAACCCAAAAGGCAGAGTTCCCACAAAGTCCTCTTGCTATCAGCTAGTTGCATTATAACTAATTTGTAACTAAGCGTAGCTGGCACTAATTGGCCATTCTCATTGGCTGGTTTCACCTAGTAGAGAAGATTGTATCATTTGCGCACTGTAAAGACGAACGGGGCTgattcctcctcctcctgctgtTCCAACAGGGTGGTCCTTATAGTGGTCCGGTGCTCCTGGGCCTCCACATCATCGTAGTCCACTGAGGACGAGCGCAGCAGCTGGAACTGTGAGTTGGAATCGTTTCTGGTGATGATCAGCGAGGCGGGACGGGGTCCTAAAAAAGATATTGGCTTTATAAGTTTAGTTTTTGGTTTGGTGATTGGAAAACATCACCTGATGGCGGCTTGGTTGTTAAGCGCTTGCTAGATCCTTGGGCTTCCGCCTGTCGTTCGGAAACATATTCGACATTTGGCGTTAGTTTGTTGCcattattgttgttattattggtCGCCGCTTGTTGGATCGATACCCGCTTGTCggccttgacgctgccctgctGCTTCAAAATGGAATCCCGACCTGTCGGCTGTTGCACGGAACTGGAGCCGGAGGAGCCCAGCAATGGCGTTGTCATTGCGGCTCCGGCACTCGGCGAGTCGAGTTCTAAAAATCATACGGATGAGGGAGATTTAGTCAGGGAACTAGGGGGATTACCAGCCACGAGAGGTGCTAACCCGGTGAAGTTATAGTAACCAGGTGAATAAAAGCAACCAATTAACTCAGAACAGAGGTTAAAGGCGGAACATAAACACAGATAGAAGCTGAATAAAATGCAAGAGGTAACGAGTTGTTCATAAGATATCTCATTTATTTGATGTTTCATCTCACGCTAGGGATAGACATAGGATTTAGTTGGGGTATGATTAGAATACCATTCGGTTAGTGGTTCATGTTTTTCGTGGGCgattaacaattttaaatgttctgtgtgtgtgtgtgggtgtttgTGTGGCAAATAATTATTAACTAATCTTCGGCATATAACAATTGGAATGATTTAGTAATCGCAGAACTCAAATATTAGTAATAGTAGATAATACTGACCGGATCAAAGCCAAGCCAAAGCAAAAGTTTAACAAATAATACGTAAAATCATGTTTCGGATGATATGCTATATGCTATTGGTTTTGGTCTGGTTTCATTTGGCTCAGACATTGGTCCAGCGTTCGAAATGGTTCAGTTTTGTCAGACTTTAAAAGTTAAGAACGACACAACCCCATGCAGCTTAACTAGGTACGCAGTTGAACGGGTGCATCCGCGGGTTAGGTGCCCTCACAGCTTGGTGTCGTCGTAGGCCTGTTCGCCGGAGGCATTGGGTATGACCACCACCATGGGCAGGGAACTGGACTCGTGCAGCAGCTCGCTGCTAACCGAGATCTGCCGCGATGCCCGATGataaccaccaccaccaccaaacACCGAGTCAACATGCATTAGGTCGAGCGTGCTACCGCTCagatcgttaccattgcccaGGTGCAGGCCACCGCCACCTGAGCCACCATGACCCCCTCCTCCGGGAACACCCACCAGAGTGCTCAGGCTCTGCAGGGAATGCGAGCTAACGCTCCGATTGTACTCCGCATGCAAGTactggttgttgttgttgttgtggttgctTATCTTGACCCCGTACTGCATCTGATCATCGGATGGCGAACCGAACTCGGATGACTCGCGGATGGGTGCTAATTGCAGTTGTGCGGCTGCCGCCAACATCTCACCTGTGGGACTCGGTCGCTCGCTACTGGCCACATCCTCGTAGGCCTCCTCGTTGAGAGTCTGCAGGGTGCCGCAGATCATCTGCTCCTCCAGCGTCACCTAACAATGAACCATCTATATTAGCTAAGGCCTTTACTATATCACATACATATTTGATTTGTTATGGGGTTTTGCACAAATGTGGGCTTAGAATTTTGGGTTTCAGTCTGTGTCACTTAGTGTCTGAGCTTTACCTGCAAATACTCGTAGTCATGCACTTTTGACTGCATTTCGTTTCGGTTTGTTAAAATGGTCGGAATAAGAATAGATCAAAGCACATGAGTTAGAGCGAATCGGTCTTTTGAAGATGCTGCTGCCCGATCCTACAATTTCTAACCACGAGAGGGCTCATCTTACCTGTTTCTCCATATGGCTCACGGAGTTCTTCCGCGACAAGGACTCTCTGGGTGGCTGCATGAGGGCATCCGTAACATCCTTGATCATCGGGACATTCGATGGAGCCTCTAGAGCGGCGGGCTGCTGTGGCTGACGCGGCTGCTTCCTGGGCATGCGCTCGCATTCCCGCAGAGTGGTGATCAGCAGGCGGAACAACTCCCAGTGGCCAAAGCTCAGGCCCAGAACCTATCCATAGGGCAATAATAAATAAGGGAAAACTAAAGGAATCTAGTTAGAACACTACCGATTTCAGATCCGGCATATCACAGTGCTTCAGCACACGTCCATTGATGGCATTCTCGCGGAGCACGGGCGCCAGTTTGGCCAACGCCGGCTTCATATCCTCAATGCGCTCCAGCAGGCTGATGACTCCCTCCACGGTTAAGTCGGTCAGCTTGGTTTGCAAGATGTCATCCTgtgttaaatattatataagcTTTATAATCAATTCCTTTCTTATAATGTACAATATAAAACTTACACCAAATGAATCACTTGGCGAGTTAATCAGTGGAGTAACTGGCTCGGTGCTCGAGCTGAGATTCCTAGAGCGCAGCTCATTGGCAGGATACTCGTTCTGGAACATTTGGTAGGGTGGAAAGGCCTGGGGCGAAGGCACATAGGTGGTGGGCGCTGGGAATTGACGCATGGTATTGGAAACGCTGGGTCTTGCCTGTATCACTAGGGAACCCTCGTCCTCGATAGTTTGCTGGTCCTCTGTGGATGTCATTTCAATTAGATCCTGTGTTCGATCTTCAGTTTTCTTAAAAACTCACCCTTTAAGACCTTTCTTAGGTAAGGATCCAGATTAATGGTGAACGGCAAAAAGATTCGCAGATCCGCCACCAATAGATCTGATTTGTGCAGCTGCAGGAAGGCGTCCAACTTTCGTTCATCGCGATCCAATTCCAGGAGCGGAGCAGCCTCCCTCAAGTAGGCGAGCTTTGGACGAAGCCTGGTGGGATTTATTAGATTAAATATACGAATCTTTCAAGACTAAATCAAGGGTTTAACTCACTTCTCGTAAACGCTTTGCAGGGACACACTCTCATCCGCATTGCCATCCATGAACTGATCGTGATGTAGCACTATCATACTAGCCCGCAGGGGCCACTGCTCCGTCAGATTTATCCAGGAACTCAGGCGATACCAGCTGAAATCAATCTGGAAGGCCTTGAGCAAGCGCACCGTGATGTAGATCACATTCATCAGGCGGCGCATACTTCGCGGATTCACATCGCTGAAGTAATCATCTGTGAGCACAATGCGGGACAAGTCCAACACGGTCTGCGGATTCTGGCCCAGGCGGTGAAGATTGGAGCCCGTGGAGCTGGCCACGGATTCAGAGAGACGCAGCTTCTTTCCACCGCCCGCACGAGCGGGTCCTCGCAGCTTCTCCTGACTGGAGATTATCTCCGAGGCGTTGGATAACCGACGAGCGGATACAGAGTGACCCAGAGTGGGCCCATCGTCAGTCTGGTAATCTCCCCCTCCACTTCGCTTGAACAGCAGCGCTGTCATCTGCGCTCGCTGCACCTTTCTCAATCCAGAATTCTGTAGATAAACAGGGAGATGCACCAAGTTCCTGAGGAAATCGTGTCCTCCAATTCCGCCCTCCGTGAACAGCCGTCGACTGTTGGCTTCCGCCGCTTTGGCAATGACATGGGGATCCACAGAGATGAGCAGCACAAATGGTCGATTGGGTGAGGAAAGAAGGGTTTGTACAGCGTTCAAGAGGGTGAGAATCCTCTCCGTGTCGCACGAATCCAAGGCATCAATTACGCCCACCAAGCGACTCTGCTGAGTGGTGAACGCATCCAGGCACTTGACCATGTCCGTCATTACGGCCACCTCTGCTCCCAGCATGGTCAACGGAGCAGACTCACTGGACCGAACGGCTCTCTTCAGCAGACGAATGTGGGAGGTGAACAGGGATACAAACACCTTGGCCAGGACATGGAGATGCGTGCAGATGAGGGTGCCCATGACTGCGGCAATTACATAGAGACCCACTAGGATCTGTTCCTTCTGTTCCTTTTGCTCCTTCTGCTCCTTAGGATCCTCCTTATCGGCAAACGTGAAGTAGACCACGATGAGGGAGATGCCAGAGGTCAGGGTAACAAGTGCCAGTTCGAAGATCAACACGATGGGAATGCAGCACATGCGGCGCCATCGCCAGCCCACATCCACCTTCAAGCACTTGGGCCGGAAGGCTCGATACAAGCGCGTGGCCAGCCATCCATAGTGAGATTCGATGGCATCGAGGAGGGAGGCCAGCATATGGGCCACTGCTCCATCGCCCGTTGGCGAAGCACTATTGGCCTCAGCAAAGTGAAACCGCACGGGTTTGGCCTGTGAATCCGACTGGGGTCCTGGGGGATGGCAAAAGGCCACCTGTAGTATCAGGCGCAACCTCGTAATCCTCTTCTCCAGGCCATGTTGCACTGAGTAGGCCCACTGCATATCCATTTGATAGTTGCAGTACCTGACAGCCGCCAGGAGCAGATATGCGAGCAGTAGGAATCCCATGCCCGAGGAGGCGCCTACCACTGCCGACTTGGTGCTTAGTCCCACAATCGTCCCAATAAGCAGAGCCAGATGAAAGCAGACAATGAAAAGCAGACCGCTTGTTCGGATCGGGGGTTCCGCCCATTGGCGCGCAAAGTTGTTCATCTCGTCGCGCAGCTTGTTTAGCAGAAAGCTCTTCCCACTGCCCCACTTGGCATAGAGTCCAACGGTGATGGGCGTGGTTAATGTCGGCTCACTGAGCACATCCGCCAGGGCGGAGGAATAGAGTTCGTAGCCCAGCATGCCCTCGGAATCCTCGTTGGTGTTCAGCCGTCTGGCGCCGAACACTTGACCCAATATGGTCTTCTGGTGCAGGGAGTCAATGTTGTACGGGGTTTCTCCGGCCTTGTTGGCCCGGTACAGAAGCTGGCTGTGCTTGGGATTCCGCAGGAGAGCCTCCACAATTGCCTTGCTCCTTGCCCGCATCGCAATGTGCAGGCAGGTGTCGCCTCTTTTGTCACTGGCAGTCACCTTGGCCTTCCGATCCAGCAACATGTGCACAATCTCCAAGTTCCGATTCCTAACGGCTCTCAGCAGGGGAGTATCCCCATCCTTGGTGCAGGATTCCAGGTCGGGATTGGTGGCCAGCAGTAGTTTCACAATCGGCGTGTGTCCCTTTTCCACCGCAGTGTAAATGGCCGTCTTGCGATCTTTTCCCTGTATATCCACATCAGCATGTTTTTTGAGCAAGGCCTCCACCACAGTTCGGTGGCCTGCCTTCACAGCATGGATGAGGGGTGTATCTGCTCCACGGTCCTGGATATTTATGTAGGCACCAGCTGCAATCAGGGAGGCAGCTATATCCTGGAAGCCCTCTCGACTCGCTATGCAAAGAGCGGTCATTCCGTCCTTGTCCAAGGCATTTACATTGGGTTTCTTCTCGAGCAGGGAACTAACGCAATCTGTGTGGCCACCGGCAGCTGCCACGAGGAGCGGTGTCCACGAGTACATGCCCGCGGTGTCCACATTGGCTCCAGCCTTAACCAAAGTATCCACAATCTCCACATTTCCTCGCCTGCAGGCCCAAACAAGCGCCGTCGTTCCATATTTATCACCCACATTCACTTTAGCGCCGCGTTGCACCAGAAGCTCCACGATGTCCTTGTAGCCACGCCCTGCCGCCCACAACAGGGCGCCCAGATGGTAGTTACCATGGGCATTGCCATCGGCTCCTTTGTCCAGCAGAAGGCGCACCAGCTCCGTGTGCCCTCGGTAGGCAGCCCACATCAAACTGGTCCAGCCACCCTGGGAAGACATTCAATGATTAGCTTGATTCGGAATTGCAATTTGAGGATAGGACTCACCATATCGCGATGCTCCACCTCGGCTCCATGGTCTAGCAGCAGTTGGACCACATCAAAGTGGCCATTCCGGGAGGCACACAGCAGTGCAGTCCAGTTATCCAAGTCCTCCGCTTGGACATCGGCACCACGGGCCAGGAATTCCCGGACAAAGGCAGTCAGACCACGTCCAGCAACTACCATCAACACTGTGGTGGCATTCTGCAGGATATTCAAAAGGTtccatatttttaaaactagttTTTAACCAAAAGGACAGAATGATCGCTATACTTAAGATATGGTGTTCCCATAAAATATTCTGTTTGATGAATCTTTAGAAACTGTTGTTTCCAATGTTTAAGAACCTCACCTCATCCCGATCATCGATGGTGAGATGTCGGCTATCCAAAATAGCGCGCAGACCGGAAATATCATTGTTATCGATGTACTGCAACAAGGCGCGATGTCCCAGCGAACCCATGGAGTCTCCGTAGCGATTTATGTTCTGCACAAAGAGGTATCGAATTAGTGGGTTTCAAAATATAAGTATTATACAATCTTAAAATTAATACTTCAACCGAACATCATGCAAATAAAAACTGTTGGTTTTTAGCTAAACTTGTACCAGTTATTCGTGTTAAGAAGCAATTAAAACGCAGAAACTATaactcatatttaaaaatgttgcaaCATTTGGTAGGGGAAATACAACGATTAGAGACTTCCGTCGCCTCCAGGGGGTCAGAGTTGAACAATTCGCATGCTTAACTTAAAGCCAAAAGAACCACAACATTGGGAAGTAGTTATTCTTATACAAACAGAATATGTTTATCTTAGTGCTTAATAATGGTGTATTGTTCAAATTATCCATAGGTTCATGATTGAGTCATGGAACTTTATTGCCAATAAATTAGTTATGTGGGTTATAAAAAGCCACCACCACCAATCACCGAAAAACGGTTCTCCAAGAAATCAAAATACAATGGAAGGTTATAGGCGATATTTGTGggaattttctaaaaatatcaAAGGGTAATTCCTGGGACTCATATCTTCAGCGTTGAGACATGCAAGAGTGCACGATATCTAAGTCCCTGGTTAAATAGATATTCATCTAGTCGGGTAATCGCACATCTTAACGATAACGTCACAGATTGCcatatttgttatttgaaCAATTGCCAACCACCACCTCTCACGCATTGCAGTAGCTTGGctttaatttatttgcttattCTAATTAATTTTGTTGAACCTTCGGTCT contains:
- the LOC119551300 gene encoding kinase D-interacting substrate of 220 kDa isoform X11, translated to MESKSAKNINRYGDSMGSLGHRALLQYIDNNDISGLRAILDSRHLTIDDRDENATTVLMVVAGRGLTAFVREFLARGADVQAEDLDNWTALLCASRNGHFDVVQLLLDHGAEVEHRDMGGWTSLMWAAYRGHTELVRLLLDKGADGNAHGNYHLGALLWAAGRGYKDIVELLVQRGAKVNVGDKYGTTALVWACRRGNVEIVDTLVKAGANVDTAGMYSWTPLLVAAAGGHTDCVSSLLEKKPNVNALDKDGMTALCIASREGFQDIAASLIAAGAYINIQDRGADTPLIHAVKAGHRTVVEALLKKHADVDIQGKDRKTAIYTAVEKGHTPIVKLLLATNPDLESCTKDGDTPLLRAVRNRNLEIVHMLLDRKAKVTASDKRGDTCLHIAMRARSKAIVEALLRNPKHSQLLYRANKAGETPYNIDSLHQKTILGQVFGARRLNTNEDSEGMLGYELYSSALADVLSEPTLTTPITVGLYAKWGSGKSFLLNKLRDEMNNFARQWAEPPIRTSGLLFIVCFHLALLIGTIVGLSTKSAVVGASSGMGFLLLAYLLLAAVRYCNYQMDMQWAYSVQHGLEKRITRLRLILQVAFCHPPGPQSDSQAKPVRFHFAEANSASPTGDGAVAHMLASLLDAIESHYGWLATRLYRAFRPKCLKVDVGWRWRRMCCIPIVLIFELALVTLTSGISLIVVYFTFADKEDPKEQKEQKEQKEQILVGLYVIAAVMGTLICTHLHVLAKVFVSLFTSHIRLLKRAVRSSESAPLTMLGAEVAVMTDMVKCLDAFTTQQSRLVGVIDALDSCDTERILTLLNAVQTLLSSPNRPFVLLISVDPHVIAKAAEANSRRLFTEGGIGGHDFLRNLVHLPVYLQNSGLRKVQRAQMTALLFKRSGGGDYQTDDGPTLGHSVSARRLSNASEIISSQEKLRGPARAGGGKKLRLSESVASSTGSNLHRLGQNPQTVLDLSRIVLTDDYFSDVNPRSMRRLMNVIYITVRLLKAFQIDFSWYRLSSWINLTEQWPLRASMIVLHHDQFMDGNADESVSLQSVYEKLRPKLAYLREAAPLLELDRDERKLDAFLQLHKSDLLVADLRIFLPFTINLDPYLRKVLKEDQQTIEDEGSLVIQARPSVSNTMRQFPAPTTYVPSPQAFPPYQMFQNEYPANELRSRNLSSSTEPVTPLINSPSDSFGDDILQTKLTDLTVEGVISLLERIEDMKPALAKLAPVLRENAINGRVLKHCDMPDLKSVLGLSFGHWELFRLLITTLRECERMPRKQPRQPQQPAALEAPSNVPMIKDVTDALMQPPRESLSRKNSVSHMEKQVTLEEQMICGTLQTLNEEAYEDVASSERPSPTELDSPSAGAAMTTPLLGSSGSSSVQQPTGRDSILKQQGSVKADKRVSIQQAATNNNNNNGNKLTPNVEYVSERQAEAQGSSKRLTTKPPSGPRPASLIITRNDSNSQFQLLRSSSVDYDDVEAQEHRTTIRTTLLEQQEEEESAPFVFTVRK
- the LOC119551300 gene encoding kinase D-interacting substrate of 220 kDa isoform X7; this encodes MKLSKSFDELILNASRLSLNNLRSPAKKKGKNNINRYGDSMGSLGHRALLQYIDNNDISGLRAILDSRHLTIDDRDENATTVLMVVAGRGLTAFVREFLARGADVQAEDLDNWTALLCASRNGHFDVVQLLLDHGAEVEHRDMGGWTSLMWAAYRGHTELVRLLLDKGADGNAHGNYHLGALLWAAGRGYKDIVELLVQRGAKVNVGDKYGTTALVWACRRGNVEIVDTLVKAGANVDTAGMYSWTPLLVAAAGGHTDCVSSLLEKKPNVNALDKDGMTALCIASREGFQDIAASLIAAGAYINIQDRGADTPLIHAVKAGHRTVVEALLKKHADVDIQGKDRKTAIYTAVEKGHTPIVKLLLATNPDLESCTKDGDTPLLRAVRNRNLEIVHMLLDRKAKVTASDKRGDTCLHIAMRARSKAIVEALLRNPKHSQLLYRANKAGETPYNIDSLHQKTILGQVFGARRLNTNEDSEGMLGYELYSSALADVLSEPTLTTPITVGLYAKWGSGKSFLLNKLRDEMNNFARQWAEPPIRTSGLLFIVCFHLALLIGTIVGLSTKSAVVGASSGMGFLLLAYLLLAAVRYCNYQMDMQWAYSVQHGLEKRITRLRLILQVAFCHPPGPQSDSQAKPVRFHFAEANSASPTGDGAVAHMLASLLDAIESHYGWLATRLYRAFRPKCLKVDVGWRWRRMCCIPIVLIFELALVTLTSGISLIVVYFTFADKEDPKEQKEQKEQKEQILVGLYVIAAVMGTLICTHLHVLAKVFVSLFTSHIRLLKRAVRSSESAPLTMLGAEVAVMTDMVKCLDAFTTQQSRLVGVIDALDSCDTERILTLLNAVQTLLSSPNRPFVLLISVDPHVIAKAAEANSRRLFTEGGIGGHDFLRNLVHLPVYLQNSGLRKVQRAQMTALLFKRSGGGDYQTDDGPTLGHSVSARRLSNASEIISSQEKLRGPARAGGGKKLRLSESVASSTGSNLHRLGQNPQTVLDLSRIVLTDDYFSDVNPRSMRRLMNVIYITVRLLKAFQIDFSWYRLSSWINLTEQWPLRASMIVLHHDQFMDGNADESVSLQSVYEKLRPKLAYLREAAPLLELDRDERKLDAFLQLHKSDLLVADLRIFLPFTINLDPYLRKVLKEDQQTIEDEGSLVIQARPSVSNTMRQFPAPTTYVPSPQAFPPYQMFQNEYPANELRSRNLSSSTEPVTPLINSPSDSFGDDILQTKLTDLTVEGVISLLERIEDMKPALAKLAPVLRENAINGRVLKHCDMPDLKSVLGLSFGHWELFRLLITTLRECERMPRKQPRQPQQPAALEAPSNVPMIKDVTDALMQPPRESLSRKNSVSHMEKQSKVHDYEYLQVTLEEQMICGTLQTLNEEAYEDVASSERPSPTGEMLAAAAQLQLAPIRESSEFGSPSDDQMQYGVKISNHNNNNNQYLHAEYNRSVSSHSLQSLSTLVGVPGGGGHGGSGGGGLHLGNELDSPSAGAAMTTPLLGSSGSSSVQQPTGRDSILKQQGSVKADKRVSIQQAATNNNNNNGNKLTPNVEYVSERQAEAQGSSKRLTTKPPSGPRPASLIITRNDSNSQFQLLRSSSVDYDDVEAQEHRTTIRTTLLEQQEEEESAPFVFTVRK